In Pseudoduganella albidiflava, a single window of DNA contains:
- a CDS encoding ABC transporter ATP-binding protein, with protein sequence MTELLAVDRVTAGYGESIVLEDVSFALNEGDSLALLGRNGVGKTSLLTTLMGLTRLHKGAIRWAGKDIARVAPYKRARAGLGWVPQERHMYPSLTVEEHLTVVARPGRWDVKKIYEVFPRLQERRTNMGNQLSGGEQQMVAIARALMTNPRMLLLDEPMEGLAPIIVQELLAVIRKLVRDEGLSVIVVEQHARLALSLTQRAIVLDRGCIVHDSDSRELLDDGAKLDRLVAVA encoded by the coding sequence ATGACTGAACTGCTGGCGGTGGACCGCGTGACCGCCGGCTACGGCGAATCCATCGTGCTGGAAGACGTGTCGTTCGCGCTGAACGAGGGCGACAGCCTGGCCCTGCTGGGCCGCAACGGCGTCGGCAAGACCAGCCTGCTCACCACGCTGATGGGCCTGACGCGCCTGCACAAGGGCGCGATCCGGTGGGCCGGCAAGGACATCGCCCGCGTGGCGCCCTACAAGCGGGCGCGCGCCGGTCTCGGGTGGGTGCCGCAGGAACGGCATATGTACCCGTCGCTGACGGTCGAGGAACACCTGACGGTGGTGGCGCGGCCGGGGCGGTGGGATGTGAAGAAGATCTACGAGGTCTTCCCGCGCCTGCAGGAGCGGCGCACCAATATGGGCAACCAGCTGTCCGGCGGCGAACAGCAGATGGTCGCGATCGCCCGCGCCCTGATGACCAACCCGCGCATGCTGCTGCTCGATGAGCCCATGGAGGGCCTGGCGCCGATCATCGTGCAGGAACTGCTGGCCGTCATCCGCAAGCTGGTGCGCGACGAGGGCCTGTCGGTGATCGTCGTCGAACAGCACGCCCGGCTGGCCCTGTCGCTGACGCAGCGCGCCATCGTGCTGGACCGGGGCTGCATCGTGCACGACTCGGACAGCCGCGAACTGCTGGACGATGGTGCGAAACTGGACCGGCTGGTGGCGGTGGCCTAG
- a CDS encoding ABC transporter ATP-binding protein, with amino-acid sequence MSDTTAFDTTAVDTTLRTEGLSKSWGAFKANSDVSLTFTPGARHALIGPNGAGKTTFINLLTGGFAPTSGRVFLGGEDITGLAQHQRVKRGMTRTFQINTLFAGLTVLESVVLAIGERRGLQNVWWKTVARHHDMVDEAMALLHSLRLADQANSITRSMAYGKQRLVEIALALATQPKILLLDEPAAGIPQAESRELFEVIAGLPRDVTILFIEHDMGLVFKFAERITVLVGGKVLTEGTPAEIAADPRVKEVYLGEGGHD; translated from the coding sequence ATGAGCGATACCACCGCATTCGATACCACCGCAGTTGATACTACATTGCGCACCGAAGGCCTGTCGAAGAGCTGGGGTGCCTTCAAGGCCAACAGCGACGTGTCGCTGACCTTCACGCCCGGCGCCCGCCATGCTTTGATCGGCCCGAACGGCGCCGGCAAGACCACTTTCATCAACCTGCTGACGGGCGGCTTCGCGCCGACTAGCGGCCGCGTGTTCCTGGGCGGCGAGGACATCACCGGGCTGGCCCAGCACCAGCGCGTGAAACGCGGCATGACCCGCACCTTCCAGATCAACACGCTGTTCGCCGGATTGACCGTGCTGGAATCGGTGGTGCTAGCCATCGGCGAGCGGCGCGGCTTGCAGAACGTATGGTGGAAAACCGTGGCGCGGCACCACGACATGGTCGACGAAGCGATGGCGCTGCTGCACTCGCTGCGCCTGGCCGACCAGGCCAACAGCATCACGCGCAGCATGGCCTACGGCAAGCAGCGGCTGGTGGAAATCGCGCTGGCGCTGGCCACGCAGCCGAAGATCCTGCTGCTCGACGAACCGGCGGCCGGCATCCCGCAGGCGGAAAGCCGCGAGCTGTTCGAAGTGATCGCCGGCCTGCCGCGCGACGTGACGATCCTGTTCATCGAGCACGACATGGGGCTGGTCTTCAAGTTCGCCGAGCGCATCACGGTGCTGGTGGGCGGCAAGGTGTTGACGGAAGGGACGCCGGCCGAAATCGCCGCCGACCCGCGCGTGAAGGAAGTGTACCTGGGGGAGGGTGGCCATGACTGA
- a CDS encoding branched-chain amino acid ABC transporter permease: MSVLSKAALSKVEVAGDAAPRAAAVVRPPRLPDGRWHPLEIVFWLLPVASWFLFPQYLVLTSQIMIVGLFALSLDLILGYAGIVSLGHAAFFGLGAYTAGLLAVHGWGEPVTGLLAGAVVAGLFGWIVSFLVVRGQDLTRLMVTLGIGLMLFEAANKASWLTGGVDGLSGMMVSNLLGTFEFDLEGKTGFVYSYVVLFLVFLVLRRLVNSPFGLGLRGIREGGRRMPAIGADVNSRLRAIFTVGAVVAGIAGALLAQTTQFVGLDMLGFPRSAELLIMLVLGGTGRLYGALIGAAVFMIAQDKIAGINPTYWQFWIGLLLVCIVMFAKGGIVGGFANMLERMRERKENK, from the coding sequence ATGAGTGTTCTTTCAAAAGCGGCTCTCTCGAAGGTGGAAGTCGCCGGGGATGCGGCGCCACGCGCCGCGGCGGTTGTTCGTCCCCCGCGCCTGCCCGATGGCCGCTGGCATCCGCTGGAAATCGTCTTCTGGCTGCTGCCCGTGGCCAGCTGGTTCCTGTTCCCGCAATACCTGGTGCTGACCAGCCAGATCATGATCGTCGGCCTGTTCGCGCTGTCCTTGGACCTGATCCTCGGCTACGCGGGCATCGTGTCGCTGGGTCACGCGGCGTTCTTCGGCCTGGGCGCCTACACGGCCGGGCTGCTGGCGGTGCATGGCTGGGGCGAGCCGGTCACCGGCCTGCTGGCCGGCGCCGTTGTCGCCGGGCTGTTCGGCTGGATCGTCAGCTTCCTCGTGGTACGCGGCCAGGACCTGACGCGGCTGATGGTCACGCTGGGCATCGGCCTGATGCTGTTCGAAGCCGCCAACAAGGCGTCGTGGCTGACCGGCGGCGTCGATGGACTGTCCGGCATGATGGTAAGTAACCTGCTGGGCACGTTCGAATTCGACCTGGAAGGGAAGACCGGCTTCGTGTACAGCTACGTGGTGCTGTTCCTCGTGTTCCTGGTACTGCGCCGGCTGGTGAACTCGCCGTTCGGCCTGGGCCTGCGGGGCATCCGCGAAGGCGGGCGCCGCATGCCGGCCATCGGCGCGGACGTCAACTCGCGGCTGCGTGCGATCTTCACGGTGGGCGCCGTGGTGGCCGGCATCGCCGGTGCGCTGCTGGCGCAGACCACGCAATTCGTCGGCCTCGACATGCTGGGCTTCCCCCGCTCGGCGGAGCTGCTGATCATGCTGGTACTGGGCGGCACGGGGCGCCTGTACGGCGCGCTGATCGGCGCGGCCGTGTTCATGATCGCGCAGGACAAGATCGCCGGCATCAATCCCACCTACTGGCAATTCTGGATCGGCCTGCTGCTGGTGTGCATCGTGATGTTCGCCAAGGGCGGCATCGTCGGCGGCTTCGCCAATATGCTGGAACGCATGCGCGAACGGAAGGAGAACAAATGA
- a CDS encoding branched-chain amino acid ABC transporter permease gives MIGVLFDGVAYGSLLFMISVGLSVTMGMMNFINLAHGAFAMLGGYVCVMLLDRAGVPFLATLPLAFLSAAFVGFLLERTLYRRLYKASHLDQVLFSIGLTFMAVAGATYFFGPTQQPVTLPEWLRGQVSLFGLDVGSYRLFLIGVVIVVTALLGLLIERTRFGAQIRASVDNHTASEGLGINVSRVFSLTFALGSGLAGLGGGLGIDVLGLDPSFPVKYMVYFLLVVAVGGAGTITGPLLAAIVLGVFDVAGKYYVPEIGAFVIYALMVVLLLAFPAGLIRRKA, from the coding sequence ATGATCGGCGTCCTGTTCGACGGCGTGGCGTACGGCAGCCTGCTGTTCATGATCAGTGTCGGCCTGTCGGTCACGATGGGCATGATGAATTTCATTAACCTGGCCCACGGCGCGTTCGCGATGCTGGGCGGCTATGTCTGCGTGATGCTGCTCGATCGCGCCGGCGTGCCATTCCTGGCCACCTTGCCGCTGGCGTTCCTGTCCGCGGCATTCGTCGGCTTCCTTCTCGAGCGCACGCTGTACCGCCGGCTGTACAAGGCCAGCCACCTGGACCAGGTGCTGTTCTCGATCGGCCTGACCTTCATGGCGGTGGCCGGGGCCACGTACTTCTTCGGCCCCACGCAGCAACCCGTCACGCTGCCGGAGTGGCTGCGCGGGCAGGTCTCGCTGTTCGGCCTGGACGTGGGCAGCTACCGGCTGTTCCTGATCGGCGTCGTCATCGTCGTCACCGCCCTGCTCGGGCTCCTGATCGAGCGCACCCGCTTCGGCGCGCAGATCCGCGCATCGGTCGACAACCACACCGCTTCCGAGGGCCTGGGCATCAATGTCAGCCGCGTGTTCAGCCTGACGTTCGCGCTGGGTTCCGGCCTGGCCGGCCTGGGCGGCGGCCTGGGCATCGACGTGCTGGGGCTGGACCCCAGCTTCCCCGTCAAGTACATGGTGTACTTCCTGCTAGTCGTCGCCGTGGGCGGCGCGGGTACCATCACCGGCCCGCTGCTGGCCGCCATCGTGCTGGGCGTGTTCGACGTGGCCGGCAAGTACTACGTGCCGGAAATCGGCGCGTTCGTCATCTATGCGCTGATGGTGGTGCTGCTGCTGGCCTTCCCGGCTGGCCTGATCAGGAGGAAAGCATGA
- the pcaF gene encoding 3-oxoadipyl-CoA thiolase — translation MTEAFICDAIRTPIGRYGGALKDLRADDLGALPLAELVRRNPTVDWEAIDDVIYGCANQAGEDNRNVARMSALLAGLPQGVPGTTVNRLCGSGMDAVGLAARSIRSGDTALMLAGGVESMTRAPFVMGKADSAFSRNAAIYDTTIGWRFPNPLMKKLYGTDSMPETAENVATDFGISREDQDRFALASQQRVVAAQEAGCFDAEIMAVTIPAKKGEPVVFSRDEHPRATTLEALAKLKGVVRPDGTVTAGNASGVNDGACALLLANEKSAAAHGLVPKARIVGMATAGVAPRVMGIGPAPATKKLLANLGMTLDQFDIIELNEAFASQGIAVLRELGLSQDDPRVNPWGGAIALGHPLGMSGARLVTTAMNQLHRGGGRFALCTMCIGVGQGIAIVIERV, via the coding sequence ATGACCGAAGCCTTCATCTGCGACGCGATCCGCACCCCGATCGGCCGCTACGGCGGTGCCCTGAAGGACCTGCGCGCCGACGACCTGGGCGCGCTGCCGCTGGCCGAGCTGGTGCGCCGCAATCCCACCGTCGACTGGGAAGCCATCGACGACGTGATCTACGGCTGCGCCAACCAGGCCGGCGAAGACAACCGCAACGTGGCGCGCATGTCGGCACTGCTGGCGGGCCTGCCGCAGGGCGTGCCCGGCACCACCGTCAACCGCCTGTGCGGCTCCGGCATGGATGCCGTGGGCCTCGCCGCGCGCTCGATCCGTTCCGGCGACACGGCGCTGATGCTGGCCGGCGGCGTGGAATCGATGACGCGCGCGCCGTTCGTGATGGGCAAGGCCGACAGCGCCTTCTCGCGCAACGCGGCCATCTACGACACCACGATCGGCTGGCGCTTCCCGAACCCGCTGATGAAGAAGCTGTATGGCACCGACTCGATGCCGGAGACGGCGGAAAACGTCGCCACGGACTTCGGCATCAGCCGCGAGGACCAGGACCGCTTCGCGCTCGCAAGCCAGCAGCGCGTGGTGGCGGCGCAGGAAGCGGGCTGTTTCGATGCCGAGATCATGGCGGTGACCATCCCCGCCAAGAAGGGCGAGCCGGTCGTGTTCTCCCGCGACGAGCATCCGCGTGCCACCACGCTGGAAGCGCTGGCGAAACTGAAAGGGGTGGTGCGCCCGGACGGTACCGTCACCGCGGGCAACGCGTCCGGCGTCAACGACGGCGCCTGCGCGCTGCTGCTGGCCAACGAGAAATCCGCCGCCGCGCATGGCCTGGTGCCGAAGGCGCGCATCGTCGGCATGGCCACGGCCGGCGTGGCGCCCCGCGTGATGGGCATCGGCCCCGCGCCGGCCACGAAGAAGCTGCTGGCCAACCTGGGCATGACGCTGGACCAGTTCGACATCATCGAACTGAACGAAGCGTTCGCGTCGCAGGGCATTGCCGTGCTGCGCGAACTGGGCCTGTCGCAGGACGACCCGCGCGTCAACCCGTGGGGCGGCGCGATCGCGCTGGGCCACCCGCTGGGCATGAGCGGTGCGCGCCTGGTGACAACGGCGATGAACCAGCTGCACCGTGGCGGCGGGCGCTTTGCATTGTGTACCATGTGTATCGGCGTGGGGCAGGGCATCGCCATCGTCATCGAGCGGGTTTGA
- a CDS encoding CoA transferase subunit B, with the protein MTIQKMSRDAMAKRVAQDIHEGAYVNLGIGLPTMVANYLPADREIFLHSENGLLGMGPAPAPGEEDEDLINAGKQPVTLLTGGAYFHHGDSFAMMRGGHLDICVLGAFQVSATGDLANWHTGAPDAIPAVGGAMDLAIGARQVFVMTDHQTKSGESKIVEQCTYPLTGIGCVNRIYTDLAVIDVTSDGLVVREMVDGLTFEELQQRTAAPLIAGLAGTATENTK; encoded by the coding sequence ATGACCATCCAGAAAATGAGCCGGGACGCTATGGCGAAACGTGTCGCGCAGGACATCCATGAAGGCGCCTACGTCAACCTGGGCATCGGCCTGCCGACGATGGTGGCGAACTACCTGCCGGCCGACCGCGAGATCTTCCTGCACAGCGAAAACGGCCTGCTGGGCATGGGCCCGGCGCCCGCGCCCGGCGAAGAAGACGAAGACCTGATCAACGCCGGCAAGCAGCCGGTCACGCTGCTGACGGGCGGCGCCTACTTCCACCATGGCGATTCGTTCGCGATGATGCGCGGCGGCCACCTCGATATCTGCGTGCTGGGCGCGTTCCAGGTGTCCGCCACCGGCGACCTGGCCAACTGGCATACCGGTGCGCCGGATGCGATCCCCGCCGTGGGCGGAGCGATGGATCTCGCCATCGGCGCGCGCCAGGTGTTCGTGATGACGGACCACCAGACCAAGTCCGGCGAAAGCAAGATCGTCGAGCAGTGCACCTATCCGCTGACCGGCATCGGCTGCGTCAACCGGATCTACACGGACCTGGCCGTGATCGACGTGACGTCCGACGGCCTCGTCGTGCGTGAAATGGTCGACGGCCTGACCTTCGAGGAACTGCAACAGCGCACCGCCGCGCCGCTCATCGCCGGCCTCGCCGGCACAGCAACGGAGAACACGAAATGA
- a CDS encoding 3-oxoacid CoA-transferase subunit A: MAQAVASIHDGATVMIGGFGNAGMPAALIDALIEQGARDLTIVNNNAGNGETGLAALLKAKRVRKIICSFPRQADSQVFDALYRAGEIELELTPQGNLAERIRAAGAGIGGFFSPTGYGTLLAEGKETRTINGKHYVLESPIHADFALIKALHGDRWGNLVYRKTARNFGPIMATAAKVTIAQVTRIVELGELDPEHIVTPGIFVQRVVQEEAQGGKQ, from the coding sequence ATGGCGCAGGCCGTCGCCAGCATCCATGACGGCGCGACCGTCATGATCGGCGGCTTCGGCAATGCCGGCATGCCCGCCGCGCTGATCGACGCGCTGATCGAGCAAGGCGCGCGCGATCTCACCATCGTCAACAACAATGCCGGCAACGGCGAGACCGGCCTGGCCGCGCTGCTGAAGGCGAAGCGGGTCAGGAAGATCATCTGCTCGTTCCCGCGCCAGGCGGACTCGCAGGTGTTCGACGCGCTGTACCGCGCCGGCGAGATCGAGCTGGAACTGACCCCGCAGGGCAACCTGGCCGAGCGTATCCGCGCCGCCGGCGCCGGCATCGGCGGCTTCTTCTCGCCCACCGGCTACGGCACGCTGCTGGCCGAAGGCAAGGAAACGCGCACCATCAACGGCAAGCACTACGTACTGGAATCGCCGATCCACGCCGACTTCGCGCTGATCAAGGCGCTGCACGGCGACCGCTGGGGCAACCTGGTGTACCGGAAGACGGCGCGCAACTTCGGCCCGATCATGGCCACCGCCGCCAAGGTCACCATCGCACAGGTCACGCGCATCGTCGAACTGGGCGAGCTGGACCCCGAACACATCGTCACCCCGGGCATCTTCGTGCAACGCGTGGTGCAGGAAGAAGCACAGGGAGGCAAGCAATGA
- a CDS encoding IclR family transcriptional regulator domain-containing protein, with amino-acid sequence MTTTTTNNAPAEREPTIAEQIDALADPSFMTSLARGLAVLQAFSDSRRSLTIAQISQKTGIPRAAVSRCLYTLKQLGYADSDVNNYSLRPKVLTLGYSYLSSTPLTVSAQPYLNQISRTLNESCSLAVLDDNEVLYVARSATSRVMSVALNTGSRLPAYCTSLGRVMLAQLPEAELQAYLDKVRLKPLTEHTVTTQKQLRAVLAQVREQGFAINNEELEVGLRSIAVPVRGASGIVHAALNVGAQAGRVSARQMEEQFLPVLQQGARDLAVLLP; translated from the coding sequence ATGACGACAACCACCACCAACAACGCCCCGGCCGAGCGCGAACCGACGATCGCCGAACAGATCGATGCGCTGGCCGATCCCAGCTTCATGACGTCGCTGGCGCGCGGGCTCGCCGTGCTGCAGGCGTTTTCCGATTCGCGCCGCAGCCTGACGATCGCGCAGATCAGCCAGAAGACCGGCATCCCCCGCGCCGCCGTCAGCCGCTGCCTGTACACGCTGAAGCAGCTCGGCTATGCCGATTCGGACGTCAACAATTACTCGCTGCGGCCGAAGGTGCTGACGCTCGGCTATTCCTATCTGTCGTCGACGCCGCTGACCGTGTCCGCCCAGCCCTACCTCAACCAGATCAGCCGCACGCTGAACGAATCGTGCTCGCTGGCGGTGCTGGACGATAACGAGGTGCTGTACGTGGCCCGTTCGGCGACGTCCCGCGTGATGTCCGTGGCGCTCAACACCGGCAGCCGCCTGCCCGCGTACTGCACGTCGCTGGGCCGCGTGATGCTGGCCCAGTTGCCGGAAGCCGAGCTGCAGGCCTACCTCGACAAGGTGCGCCTGAAGCCCCTCACCGAACACACGGTCACCACCCAGAAACAGTTGCGCGCGGTGCTGGCCCAGGTGCGCGAGCAGGGCTTCGCCATCAACAACGAGGAACTCGAAGTGGGCCTGCGCTCCATCGCGGTCCCCGTGCGCGGCGCCTCAGGCATCGTGCATGCCGCCCTGAACGTCGGCGCCCAGGCCGGCCGCGTCAGCGCACGGCAGATGGAAGAGCAGTTCCTGCCCGTGCTGCAGCAGGGCGCGCGGGACCTGGCGGTGCTGCTGCCCTGA
- a CDS encoding porin, with protein MATAMAGALALLAAGAAHAQSNVTIYGIIDTAVAHVDNTNAAGDSVTKVASLTGSFPSRIGFRGTEDLGGGLSAIFTLESGFGPDTGTMGQGNRLFGRAANVGLKGKWGTLTLGRQVNMTYIAGLKADVLGPNLFAIGSIDPYLPNARSDNAIGYLGNFDGIVAGATYSFGRDTSSSGGPAATGCAGESPADSKACRQVTALLGYEVKAYGINASFDKLYGNTGAAGGLTSSSNFDRRVTVNGYWMFGGTKLGAGLIDRKTNAVTGVTESTLAYLGVSHPITPLLTVDAQVARKNVKHSGDDTDMAVARLTYFLSTRTAVYGALGLMNNDGAAAIALDAGGSVGVGKPQRGLMAGLRHHF; from the coding sequence ATGGCAACGGCGATGGCGGGCGCGCTGGCGCTGCTGGCCGCGGGCGCGGCGCACGCGCAAAGCAACGTCACGATCTACGGCATCATCGATACGGCGGTGGCGCATGTCGACAACACGAACGCCGCCGGCGATTCGGTGACGAAGGTGGCATCGCTGACGGGCTCCTTCCCGTCGCGCATCGGCTTCCGCGGCACCGAAGACCTGGGCGGCGGCCTGTCCGCCATCTTCACGCTGGAAAGCGGCTTCGGTCCCGATACCGGCACGATGGGGCAGGGCAACCGCCTGTTCGGCCGCGCCGCCAACGTGGGCCTGAAGGGCAAGTGGGGCACGCTGACCCTGGGCCGCCAGGTCAACATGACCTATATCGCCGGCCTGAAGGCGGACGTGCTGGGCCCGAACCTGTTCGCCATCGGCAGCATCGACCCCTACCTGCCGAACGCGCGCAGCGACAACGCCATCGGCTACCTGGGCAACTTCGACGGCATCGTGGCCGGCGCCACGTACAGCTTCGGGCGCGACACGTCGTCGTCCGGCGGCCCCGCCGCCACCGGCTGCGCGGGCGAATCGCCGGCCGACTCGAAAGCCTGCCGCCAGGTCACCGCGCTGCTGGGCTACGAAGTCAAGGCGTATGGCATCAATGCCTCGTTCGACAAGCTGTACGGGAACACCGGCGCGGCCGGCGGGCTGACCAGCAGCAGCAACTTCGACCGGCGCGTCACCGTCAACGGCTACTGGATGTTCGGCGGCACCAAGCTGGGCGCCGGCCTCATCGACCGCAAGACCAACGCCGTCACCGGCGTCACCGAATCCACGCTGGCCTACCTGGGCGTGAGCCACCCCATCACGCCACTGCTGACGGTCGATGCGCAGGTGGCGCGCAAGAACGTCAAGCACAGCGGCGACGATACCGACATGGCAGTGGCGCGGCTGACGTATTTCCTGTCCACGCGCACCGCTGTGTATGGGGCGCTGGGGCTGATGAACAACGACGGCGCCGCCGCCATCGCGCTCGATGCGGGCGGCAGCGTCGGCGTCGGCAAGCCTCAGCGTGGGCTCATGGCCGGCTTGCGGCACCACTTCTGA
- a CDS encoding ABC transporter substrate-binding protein, with amino-acid sequence MKFTIAAVLAGAHLFALPAAHAQDTIKVGVIAAFSGPFADYGKQMEGGIKAYMAQHGDTVAGKKIQLILKDTTGPSPEIAKRLAQELVVRDKVDFLAGFGLTPEALAVAPIAQQAKKPMIIMNAATSAITTKSNYIARFSMTLPQISAPMGTWAAKNKLNKVVTLVADYGPGLDAEAAFKKTLEGAGGKVTESIRVPLRNPEFAPFIQRIKDARPDAIFVFVPAGEQSIAFMKGYRERGLAAAGIKVIATGDLTDDHVLPAMGDATLGVITTFHYSAAHDSPENKAFLKSFAATNPQGGRPNFMAVAAYDGMAAIYEVSRKLNGTIDGDKAMAVLKTIKLNSPRGPIAIDPATRDIVQTVYVREVKKVGNEVYNIEFDKFPNMKDPGKQ; translated from the coding sequence ATGAAATTCACGATCGCCGCCGTGCTGGCCGGCGCACACCTGTTCGCCCTGCCAGCGGCCCACGCGCAGGACACCATCAAGGTCGGCGTGATCGCCGCGTTTTCCGGCCCGTTCGCCGACTACGGCAAGCAGATGGAAGGCGGCATCAAGGCCTACATGGCGCAGCACGGCGACACGGTGGCCGGCAAGAAGATCCAGCTGATCCTCAAGGACACCACCGGCCCGTCGCCGGAGATCGCCAAGCGCCTGGCCCAGGAACTGGTGGTGCGCGACAAGGTGGACTTCCTGGCGGGCTTCGGCCTGACACCGGAAGCGCTGGCCGTGGCTCCCATCGCGCAGCAGGCGAAAAAGCCGATGATCATCATGAACGCGGCCACCTCGGCCATCACGACCAAGTCGAACTACATCGCGCGCTTCTCGATGACCCTGCCGCAGATCTCGGCGCCGATGGGCACCTGGGCGGCGAAGAACAAGTTGAACAAGGTGGTGACGCTGGTGGCGGACTACGGCCCCGGCCTCGATGCCGAGGCGGCGTTCAAGAAGACGCTGGAAGGCGCCGGCGGCAAGGTGACCGAATCGATCCGGGTGCCGCTGCGCAATCCGGAGTTCGCGCCGTTCATCCAGCGCATCAAGGATGCCAGGCCGGATGCGATCTTCGTGTTCGTGCCGGCCGGAGAGCAAAGCATCGCTTTCATGAAGGGCTACCGCGAACGGGGGCTGGCCGCCGCCGGCATCAAGGTGATCGCCACCGGCGACCTGACCGACGACCACGTGCTGCCGGCGATGGGCGATGCCACGCTGGGCGTCATCACCACTTTCCACTACTCGGCCGCGCACGACTCCCCCGAGAACAAGGCGTTCCTGAAGAGCTTCGCCGCCACCAACCCGCAGGGCGGCCGGCCGAACTTCATGGCCGTCGCCGCGTACGACGGCATGGCGGCGATCTATGAAGTGTCGCGCAAGCTGAATGGCACGATCGACGGCGACAAGGCGATGGCCGTGCTGAAGACCATCAAGTTGAACAGCCCGCGCGGCCCGATCGCCATCGATCCCGCCACGCGCGACATCGTGCAGACCGTGTACGTGCGCGAAGTGAAGAAGGTGGGGAACGAGGTTTACAACATCGAGTTCGACAAGTTCCCGAATATGAAGGATCCGGGCAAGCAGTAA